The Streptomyces sp. CC0208 genome window below encodes:
- a CDS encoding cysteine dioxygenase has protein sequence MSASPALPSVSSLAPPTQAELLDFVRRTAADAELIDSLPLDPEGRTWVRLEGPGGSEAWLIGWPPGTGTGWHDHAESVGAFITAAGELKENSLAARLPADGWKTLELSDEVDRERRLPAGKGRSFGQHHVHEVLNESTDAHAISVHAYYPPLPQIRRYSRTGQILRLEHVERPEDWQ, from the coding sequence CCCCGCCCTCCCCTCGGTCTCCTCCCTCGCGCCGCCCACCCAGGCCGAACTCCTCGACTTCGTACGGCGCACCGCCGCCGACGCCGAGCTGATCGACTCGCTCCCGCTCGACCCCGAGGGCCGCACCTGGGTGCGCCTGGAGGGGCCCGGTGGCAGCGAGGCCTGGCTGATCGGCTGGCCGCCCGGCACCGGCACCGGGTGGCACGACCACGCCGAGTCGGTCGGCGCCTTCATCACCGCCGCCGGCGAGCTCAAGGAGAACTCCCTCGCCGCCCGGCTGCCCGCCGACGGCTGGAAGACCCTCGAACTCTCCGACGAGGTGGACCGTGAGCGGCGGCTGCCGGCCGGCAAGGGCCGTTCCTTCGGGCAGCACCACGTCCACGAGGTCCTCAACGAGTCCACCGACGCCCACGCGATCTCCGTGCACGCCTACTACCCGCCCCTCCCCCAGATCCGCCGCTACAGCCGCACGGGCCAGATCCTGCGGCTGGAGCACGTGGAGCGGCCGGAGGACTGGCAGTGA